The stretch of DNA CCACACGTGGGCCTATTGACCAACGTCGGCGACGCTCATCTCGAGATCATGGGTTCGCGCGAACGGCTCGAAGAGACGAAATGGGGACTCTTTTCCGGCGGCGCGAACGCCGTGCTCAATCTCTCCGACGAAGCGTCCCGGCGGCGCGCTCCGTCGCTAGCGGGTCCGGCGCGCTGGTTCTTCGCCGGCGAAAGTGCGCCTGAACGTCCGGCTGGGGCGCTCTGCGCGGTTCTCGGACGCGACCGCTTGCTGGTCGCGGATGCGGGCAGCGAGCCCGCGACGCGCGCAGTCGACGTGCGAGTTCCGGGCGCGCACAACCGCGCGAACGTGGCGGCAGCGATCGCCGGCGCCCTCGAGCTCGGCGTCGCGCTCGACGCGATCGTGGCCGCAGTACCGAGCCTCACCCTCCCCGCGGGGCGTTTCGAACGCATCGCGCTCGCCCGCGGTCCGCAGCTCGTGTACGACGCCTACAACGCCAGTGCCGCCGGGACGATCGCCGCGCTCGATGCCTTGGCCGACGAGTCCGCGGCGTGCCGCATTGCCGTGCTCGGAGGAATGGCCGAGCTCGGCGACGAGGCCGTGGCGCTGCACGAGCGCGTCGGCGCCCACGCCGCAGGCATCGTCGATTGGCTGTTGGCAGGAGGAGAGCTCGCGAGCGCGCTGGCAAACGGCGCCGAAGCGGCCGGCTTGCCCCGGCAGCGCATCGTACGGTACGCGACGAATCACGACGCGGCGGTGTGGCTGCGAGAGCACGCGCGGCGCGACGACCTCGTGCTGCTCAAGGGCTCCCGCAGATATCAATTGGAAGAGATCGTCGAGGAGCTTCGCAACTCGTGATACGACCGCTCGCCGTTACGCGGCCCGAGCTTCCGGCCGGAATCGTCGCGATTCCGGTCCGAACCGCGCTCGTCCGGCCCGGCGACGATTTGACGGCCATCGTCGCGCAGGCCGTGCGCGGCATTGCGCGCGCCGGCGACGTCCTGACGGTCTCGGAGACGGCGGTCGCCATCGCGCAAGGAGAGCTCGTTGCGGCCGAGCACGTGCGCCCGTCGCGCATCGCCTACGCGCTCTCGCGTCGCGCGGGCGCGTTGGCAACCGTGAATCAGCCGGAGTCGCTGCAGCTGGTCATCGATCGCGTCGGCACGCGCAAGGTACTCTACGCGGCGGCGATGCACGTCATCGGGCGCCTGCGCGGCAGGCGCGGCGTCTTCTACGAGATCATGGGCGAGGCGATCACCGCAATCGACGGCTATACCGGAACGCTTCCGCCGTACGAGCGCGCGATCGTGCTCGCGCCGCGCGAGCCGGATCGCGTCTGCGAGGAGATCGCGCGACGTACCGGCATCGCCTGCGCCGTTGTCGATGCGAACGACTTAGAGAAGGCGAAGGTGCTCGGCGCGAGCGCAGGGGTCGAGCGCGGGATCGTGGAGCGCGCGCTGCTCGGTAATCCGCACGGGAACGGTGACGAGCAGACGCCGATCGCTGTGCTCAAATGGCGTGGCGCGGGTGCCAACCCGTTGCTCGTGGCGGCATCATGAACGCGGCTGCGTTCTCCGAGCTTGCCTGGGAGTGCGTGGCCGGCTTCTTGGCTGCGCTCGTCGTCGGCTGGCTGCTCTTACGGCTGCTGCCGAGATTCTCGTTGCGACAGACCGCCTATGAAGATGCGCCGGAGAGCCATCGCGACAAGACGGGGACGCCGACGATGGGAGGCTTGGCGATTCTCGCGGCGATCGCGGTCTCGGCGCTTTTTGCTCACGACACGTTCGCTCGGGCGCTCCTCATGCTCGTCTTCGCCTGCGCGCTGGTCGGCTTCGTCGACGATCTCATCGGCATTCGCAGCGGGTCGAACGCAGGACTTCGAGCGCGAACGAAGTTCCTCGCGACCGCACTCGTCGCGGCGATCTTCATGCGCATGGTGCCTGCGAACGATACCCTCTTCCACGCCGGCTCCGCCCTGCTCGTCGTGCCGTACTGGCTCTGGTTCGTTCTAGGCATTCTCGCAATCACGGGCTGCGTGCACGCGGTGAATCTCACCGACGGCCTCGACGGACTCGCAGCGGGCGCAATCGCGCCGCCGCTCTACGTCTTCTGGGCGCTTGCGATCGTCGGGGGAGCGGGTCCACGCGACTGGCCCGTCGTTCTTGGTTTTGCAATCGGCGGCGCCCTCGGCTTTCTCGTCTACAATCGCCATCCGGCGCGCATGTTCATGGGTGACACGGGCTCGCTTGCGCTCGGTGCGCTGCTCGCCGGCGCGGCGATACTGGACGGCGAGATGCTCTTGCTCGCGATCGTCGGCGGACTCTTCGTTGCGGAAGCGCTCTCCGTGATGCTGCAAGTCGCATACTTCAAGATCAGCGGCGGGCGTCGCATCTTTCTCATGAGCCCGCTGCACCATCACTTCGAGCTTGCGGGATGGCCCGAGCGTACCGTAACGCTCTCCTTCTGGCTCGCCTCAACCGTCTGTTCCGTGGTAGGATGGGTTATCGGAAGCCTGTGAAGGAGTCGATGCTGGAATATTCCGAGCGCACCAACGCGCTCGTCATCGGACTTGGCAGGAGCGGTCTCGCAAGCACGGCAGCGCTGCGCGAACGCGGCGCAGCCGTCGTCGTCGTCGACGAAAAGTCTCCCGACGCGTTGCGCGACGCGATTACGGCTATCGAGGATCGCGGCGCGCGATTCGTCACGCCGGACGAGCTGCCGGCCCTGCTGCCAGGTATCACGCTCGCCATCCTCTCGCCGGGAGTTCCTCCGACGTCGCGCGTCGTTCGGCTCGTTCGCGAGGCGGGCATCCCGGCGATCGGCGAGATCGAGCTCGCCGCGCGGCTGTGCGCGGCACCGATCATCGCGATCACGGGAACGAAAGGCAAATCGACGACGACCGCGCTCATCGCCCACCTGCTGCGGACGTGCGGGGTCGACGCCGTCGCTGGGGGGAACATCGGCGAG from Candidatus Dormiibacterota bacterium encodes:
- the murF gene encoding UDP-N-acetylmuramoyl-tripeptide--D-alanyl-D-alanine ligase; this encodes MKLSFDVVVRATGARVFDAERAPREVRISTDTRALNPGDIFLALRGERFDGHAYTAQAVAGGAAALVVDRESARVPGVTTLLVGETLAAYMALGAAARERFSGRVIAITGSTGKTTTKVLLAQLLENRYPTRVLAAPANENNEIGVAKLLLEASNEAHDVLVVEMGARKYGDVATLVTMARPHVGLLTNVGDAHLEIMGSRERLEETKWGLFSGGANAVLNLSDEASRRRAPSLAGPARWFFAGESAPERPAGALCAVLGRDRLLVADAGSEPATRAVDVRVPGAHNRANVAAAIAGALELGVALDAIVAAVPSLTLPAGRFERIALARGPQLVYDAYNASAAGTIAALDALADESAACRIAVLGGMAELGDEAVALHERVGAHAAGIVDWLLAGGELASALANGAEAAGLPRQRIVRYATNHDAAVWLREHARRDDLVLLKGSRRYQLEEIVEELRNS
- a CDS encoding coenzyme F420-0:L-glutamate ligase, with the protein product MIRPLAVTRPELPAGIVAIPVRTALVRPGDDLTAIVAQAVRGIARAGDVLTVSETAVAIAQGELVAAEHVRPSRIAYALSRRAGALATVNQPESLQLVIDRVGTRKVLYAAAMHVIGRLRGRRGVFYEIMGEAITAIDGYTGTLPPYERAIVLAPREPDRVCEEIARRTGIACAVVDANDLEKAKVLGASAGVERGIVERALLGNPHGNGDEQTPIAVLKWRGAGANPLLVAAS
- the mraY gene encoding phospho-N-acetylmuramoyl-pentapeptide-transferase, whose amino-acid sequence is MNAAAFSELAWECVAGFLAALVVGWLLLRLLPRFSLRQTAYEDAPESHRDKTGTPTMGGLAILAAIAVSALFAHDTFARALLMLVFACALVGFVDDLIGIRSGSNAGLRARTKFLATALVAAIFMRMVPANDTLFHAGSALLVVPYWLWFVLGILAITGCVHAVNLTDGLDGLAAGAIAPPLYVFWALAIVGGAGPRDWPVVLGFAIGGALGFLVYNRHPARMFMGDTGSLALGALLAGAAILDGEMLLLAIVGGLFVAEALSVMLQVAYFKISGGRRIFLMSPLHHHFELAGWPERTVTLSFWLASTVCSVVGWVIGSL